One Helicobacter suis HS1 genomic window, GGGGGTGTTTTATCCGGATTAATGATCGCACTTATGCAGAGATTTTAAACAGTAGCGATATTTTAACCTGCCCTCACTGTGGGCGGATTTTATATGTGGATTCACAGACCCAAGAACCTGTGAAAATCTCCTAAGGTTTTTTCGTTTTTAAACCGGTGTATTTTGCTTTACTTGCTTTAGGGCATATCTTAGCCATGCCCTTTTTGGGTTTGCTTAGCCTAAAGGATAAATACAAGCATTCGCTTAAGGCGCGTTTTTTAGCCAAAGGGCATGCTTTAGATTTTAAGCCTAGTTTGTGGTTTCATGCCTGCTCTTTTGGAGAGATCAAATCTTTAGAAACACTCTTAGAACACTTCACAACCACCCCTATTTTACTCACCACAACCACCCAAACTGGCTACGATCTAGCATGCAAAATTGCGAGTAATTACCCTAAAATGCAGGTGCGTTTTTTACTTTTTGAGACCTTGTTGTACCTGTGGCAGAAAGATTTAGCCGGTTTAAAAGCCTTAGTAGTTACGGAGGCAGAATTATGGTATAGCGTATTTGCCTTAGCCAAGAAAGTAGGAGCTAAAACCTTTTTGATTAATGCGCGTATTTCCTCGCGTTCTTACAAACGCTACCAACGATTTAAATGCTTTTATGCCCACCTCTTTAAACAAGTTGATTATATTTATGCCCAAAGTCTAATTGATGCACAACGGCTTAAATCCCTAGGGGCGATGCATATCTCTATATTCCCCAATCTAAAAATTTTTAATTTACCCCGCCTCTCTAAACACTATACTAAACCCTCTAACACTCTTTTTTTAGCCGCTAGCACCCACCCAAGCGAGGAAATTTTGATTTTAAAGGCCTTTTTAGCCCTTAAAGATATGCATTCTAAATTACTCATCGCCCCTAGACACCCCGAACGCTTTAAAGAAGTTAAAACGCTATTAGAGCATACAGCCGGCTTTACTTGTCTAT contains:
- the waaA gene encoding lipid IV(A) 3-deoxy-D-manno-octulosonic acid transferase, which produces MPFLGLLSLKDKYKHSLKARFLAKGHALDFKPSLWFHACSFGEIKSLETLLEHFTTTPILLTTTTQTGYDLACKIASNYPKMQVRFLLFETLLYLWQKDLAGLKALVVTEAELWYSVFALAKKVGAKTFLINARISSRSYKRYQRFKCFYAHLFKQVDYIYAQSLIDAQRLKSLGAMHISIFPNLKIFNLPRLSKHYTKPSNTLFLAASTHPSEEILILKAFLALKDMHSKLLIAPRHPERFKEVKTLLEHTAGFTCLSSGLNWSERIVLLDVLGVLNDFYALADVVILGGSFVPLGGHNPIEPAFFKTKLITGPHIFNQEALFAYVQNYTKIEAKDLVNTLATHVLLKPSYINTQDHNLEELVREIHA